The proteins below come from a single Miscanthus floridulus cultivar M001 chromosome 1, ASM1932011v1, whole genome shotgun sequence genomic window:
- the LOC136482006 gene encoding formin-like protein 14, with protein sequence MPLPPPPSFFLLLSLLLLPAATISTTQTNATLPSPPPPPAAPHPPRRHHHTASPRAPLTPPPPPSLPPPPPHPTPTPVAVPPAPPPTPTPTPAPPVTTSPTPKYPSSSATPSTGDPYPFTNNPFFPTANSPPPPPPAAETQPSGDGGLPTFPANISTLVAPTPRASGSHRFPVLQALLLSLLSLCLLLLSALLSIHLVRRLRHRGGGGRSGAAASSASAAHRRAASNHDDDDDGDEEGRSLKPPPMPTSSTNPSTEFLYLGTLATPPPSGPQHPGTSSNLRPGSPELRPLPPLPRVGPPSGEFASRSSASDPSTVPPAAAADVSSSSLSPSSPSASSPTLGSSPVHFRPPSIPQPRGRAPNPSPPKRRPSPPKGAAELVAAHAWNPFVPLPPRPAVASSDDGDSDQMMDLRKSRPLHSDKLKPGSLHMKDEVIQLYLNNSAAVAAPREVCLLGALRCHGIGMIVGALGVSKEQLRDALLEGNAHGLGVEALRMLTQMVLSNEEELKLKYFKDDSQTRLCPVDAFLKAMLDVPFAFKRVDAMLYIASFYLEINQLRMSYATLEGACQEMSSSRLFHKVLEAVVNFGNFMNTNSGSPCSKGLEPNTVLKIADVKGADGKAALMQFLVQEIVKPEGYNVMEDGSGTCKMNTSTLQYDAECRKHGLEVVTKLAAELSTTKKAASIDITRLSRSVSELGMGLGKVHDVVRLNSMVTSAESTRRFHNSMSTFLRHAEEEILKLQSQESICLSSVKEIAEWFIRELGNDEAHMFRIFAGVREFLAMLDRICKEAGEVNSNNWVGATTASWMAAPMGMTP encoded by the exons ATGCCGTTGCCGCCGCctccctccttcttcctcctcctctccctgCTGCTGCTCCCGGCCGCTACCATTTCCACCACCCAAACAAATGCCACCCTCCcgtctccgcctccgccgccggcggCACCGCATCctccccgccgccaccaccacaccgCGTCTCCTCGCGCCCcgctgacgccgccgccgccacccagcCTGCCCCCTCCTCCGCCGCACCCTACACCCACTCCGGTCGCCGtgccgccggcgccaccgcccacgcccacgcccacgccagcGCCGCCGGTCACCACTTCGCCGACGCCCAAGTACCCGTCCTCCTCCGCCACCCCCTCCACCGGGGATCCATACCCCTTCACCAACAACCCCTTCTTCCCAACAGCAAactcgccgccgcctcctcccccaGCCGCCGAAACCCAGCCCTCCGGCGACGGCGGCCTCCCGACGTTCCCCGCCAACATCTCCACCCTCGTCGCCCCGACCCCGCGCGCCTCCGGCTCCCACCGCTTCCCCGTGCTCCAGGCGCTGCTCCTCTCCCTGCTCTcgctctgcctcctcctcctctccgcgCTCCTCTCCATCCACCTCGTccgccgcctccgccaccgcggcggcggcggccgctccGGGGCCGCGGcgtcctccgcctccgccgcccaccgccgcgccgccagcaaccacgacgacgacgatgacggggACGAGGAGGGGCGCAGCCTCAAGCCGCCGCCAATGCCCACCTCCTCCACTAACCCCAGCACCGAGTTCCTCTACCTCGGCACCCTCGCCACCCCGCCGCCGTCGGGACCGCAGCACCCCGGCACCAGTTCTAATCTGCGTCCTGGCTCGCCAGAGCTCCGCCCTCTGCCGCCGCTTCCGCGCGTCGGACCGCCGTCAGGCGAGTTCGCATCCCGCAGCTCGGCCTCCGACCCCAGCACCGTGcctcccgccgccgctgccgatgTCTCGTCCTCCTCGCTCTCTCCCTCCTCGCCGTCGGCTTCCTCACCCACGCTCGGCTCCAGCCCCGTCCATTTCCGCCCGCCGTCCATCCCGCAGCCGCGTGGCCGAGCCCCCAATCCCTCGCCGCCTAAACGGAGGCCGTCGCCGCCCAAGGGTGCTGCGGAGCTCGTGGCGGCGCACGCGTGGAACCCCTtcgtgccgctgccgccgcgaCCAGCAGTTGCTTCGTCAGATGATGGTGACTCTGATCAGATGATGGACCTGCGCAAGTCGCGGCCTTTGCATTCGGACAAGCTCAAGCCCGGCTCTTTGCA CATGAAGGACGAGGTCATCCAGCTATACCTCAACAATTCGGCGGCGGTTGCGGCGCCGAGGGAGGTGTGTTTGCTCGGTGCCCTCAGGTGTCATGGCATCGGGATGATTGTGGGGGCATTGGGAGTTTCCAAGGAGCAACTGAGGGATGCACTCTTGGAAG GTAATGCACATGGTTTGGGAGTGGAAGCCTTGCGGATGCTCACTCAGATGGTGCTCAGCAATGAAGAAGAGCTTAAGCTCAAATATTTCAAGGATGATTCCCAGACCAGACTTTGCCCAGTTGATGCTTTTTTGAAGGCAATGCTGGATGTTCCGTTTGCGTTCAAGAGAGTGGATGCCATGCTTTACATTGCCAGTTTCTATTTGGAGATCAATCAGCTGAGAATGTCATATGCTACTCTTGAG GGGGCTTGCCAGGAGATGAGCAGCAGCAGGCTGTTCCACAAAGTCCTTGAGGCAGTTGTGAATTTTGGCAATTTCATGAACACCAATTCGGGGTCTCCATGTTCAAAAGGCTTGGAGCCAAACACTGTTCTGAAGATAGCTGATGTGAAAGGAGCTGATGGGAAGGCTGCTCTCATGCAGTTTCTTGTCCAGGAAATTGTGAAACCTGAAGGATACAATGTGATGGAGGATGGTTCAGGTACATGCAAGATGAACACAAGCACTCTGCAGTATGATGCTGAGTGCAGGAAGCATGGCCTTGAGGTTGTCACCAAACTTGCAGCCGAGCTGAGCACCACGAAGAAAGCCGCGTCCATTGACATAACAAGGCTGAGCCGAAGCGTGTCGGAGCTTGGAATGGGGCTTGGGAAGGTCCATGACGTGGTGAGGCTGAACAGCATGGTTACCTCTGCTGAGAGCACTCGGCGTTTCCACAATAGCATGAGCACGTTCCTGAGGCACGCTGAGGAGGAGATCCTGAAGCTCCAGTCTCAGGAGAGCATCTGCTTGTCATCAGTGAAGGAGATAGCGGAGTGGTTCATCAGGGAGTTAGGCAATGACGAAGCTCACATGTTCAGAATTTTCGCTGGAGTGAGGGAGTTCCTAGCTATGCTCGACCGGATCTGCAAGGAGGCTGGGGAGGTGAACAGCAACAACTGGGTCGGCGCGACAACGGCGAGCTGGATGGCTGCACCCATGGGGATGACGCCTTAA